TTCCACGGTGTCGCGCGCCTGGTCGGCGTAGTATTTGCCGGCCTCGCCGATGTCGTCGGCCAGGGGGCGCTTGTCGTCGTCGGAGCCGCGCTTGGGGTACTCGCCGCGGAGGATCCGGTCGTAGTCGCCGCCCGCCACCCAGCGCTCGAGCTCCGCGGCCCGCAGCGTGTGGAACGGGTGGGTCATGCCGAGGGTGTTGATCACCTTGTAGATGGTGTCCATCGCGTCACCGCCCTCTTCGTACTCCTTTGCCTGGACCATGAAGGCGTCGAGGTCCATCTCCTCGATCTTCCCTCCGCCCGCCAGCTTCATGAACATGCGCATGGAGGCGACGGGGTCCTGGCTGGCGAGGAGGCCGGCGCGGTCGGACGACAGCTCGCTCTTCCGGTACCACTCCAGCAGTGCGATCTGGATCGGCAGGAGCGCGATGCCCGCGAGGAAGGGCAGGTTGCGCAGCCCGAACGTAAGGACGATGGCGAGGATGGTTCGGTAGAGCGAGTGCCCGCTGATGACG
This genomic stretch from Gemmatimonadales bacterium harbors:
- a CDS encoding M48 family metallopeptidase; the protein is MTDKQENLPSRRPRTVLTQISPRAWEHSADRAALNTLRSIPGVDQVIKKIFGFFGERGVRLLFQANAVRVGPTQFPRVHRAFTDVCATMDWEPRPDLFISQTPLVNAGAFGMDKPFIVLNSGALGLLDDEELNTILGHELGHVISGHSLYRTILAIVLTFGLRNLPFLAGIALLPIQIALLEWYRKSELSSDRAGLLASQDPVASMRMFMKLAGGGKIEEMDLDAFMVQAKEYEEGGDAMDTIYKVINTLGMTHPFHTLRAAELERWVAGGDYDRILRGEYPKRGSDDDKRPLADDIGEAGKYYADQARDTVESVAEVAKKARDAFMSAFKGPSSR